TTATTTTAAATGTCAAAAAGTATGGAGGAACACTAGATGGATTTGAAAATGAAAAAAATTGGCTGAAGATATCAAACAGAAATAAACAAAACATATCGAACCCTATTTATGAAAATCACTTAACAGAAAAAAGAATAAGAAAAATTCTCGGTTCATATAATAAACTTCCGGTTCACTCTATTGTTATATTTACGAATGATGAAGTAGATTTTTCGCATATTGAAACAAACAAAGATTTGATATATGAAAAAGATTTAACTAATGTTATAGAAAAATACAAAAAAGATCAATATTTAAAAGAGGAAGAATTAAGT
This Alkaliphilus sp. B6464 DNA region includes the following protein-coding sequences:
- a CDS encoding nuclease-related domain-containing protein, whose protein sequence is MPDIFYVLMICCISVLMSSSVIKRKNNFDKLKLEEKIDRYLPLKKYRVLKQIHLENDDDYFIMDYIILSTYGIFILNVKKYGGTLDGFENEKNWLKISNRNKQNISNPIYENHLTEKRIRKILGSYNKLPVHSIVIFTNDEVDFSHIETNKDLIYEKDLTNVIEKYKKDQYLKEEELSLLYEKLNEIKKL